Proteins from a genomic interval of Quercus lobata isolate SW786 chromosome 11, ValleyOak3.0 Primary Assembly, whole genome shotgun sequence:
- the LOC115968530 gene encoding serine/threonine-protein kinase STY13-like codes for MLEASPKFTGIIGLNNQDNNYYDLSQGFYHKLGEGTNMSIDSFGSLQTSNGGGSVAMSMDNSSVGSNDSHTRILNHQGLRRRATDNHSVALSVNRRGRVTHALSDDALAQALMDSNSPTLGPENFDEWTIDLRKLNMGAAFAQGAFGKLYRGTYNGEDVAIKILERPENDLEKAQLMEQQFQQEVMMLARLKHPNIVRFIGACRKPMVWCIVTEYAKGGSVRQFLMKRQNRAVPLKLAVKQALDVARGMAYVHEFGLIHRDLKSDNLLINADKSIKVADFGVARIEVKTEGMTPETGTYRWMAPEMIQHRPYTQKVDVYSFGIVLWELITGLLPFPNMTAVQAAFAVVNKGVRPIIPNDCLPTLSEIMTRCWDANPDVRPPFTEVVRMLENAEVEILTTVRKARFRCCMAQPMTLD; via the exons ATGTTGGAAGCTAGTCCAAAATTCACTGGAATTATAGGCCTGAACAACCAGGACAACAACTATTATGATTTGTCACAAGGATTTTACCATAAACTCGGAGAGGGTACCAACATGTCCATTGACAGTTTTGGAAGCCTGCAAACAAGCAATGGTGGAGGTTCTGTTGCAATGTCTATGGATAACAGCAGCGTTGGTTCAAATGACTCCCACACTCGCATTTTGAACCACCAAGGGTTGCGGAGGCGTGCTACTGACAACCACTCTGTTGCACTGAGTGTCAATCGTCGAGGAAGAGTCACACATGCTCTGAGTGATGATGCACTGGCCCAAGCTTTAATGGATAGCAATTCCCCCACTTTGGGGCCTGAGAACTTTGATGAGTGGACAATTGATTTGAGGAAGCTTAATATGGGGGCAGCTTTTGCTCAAGGGGCTTTTGGGAAACTTTACAGAGGTACTTATAATGGGGAGGATGTTGCTATCAAGATCTTGGAAAGGCCAGAAAATGATCTGGAAAAGGCTCAGTTAATGGAGCAACAGTTTCAGCAGGAAGTTATGATGTTGGCCAGATTGAAGCATCCCAATATAGTTCGGTTCATTGGTGCCTGTCGGAAACCAATGGTATGGTGCATTGTAACAGAGTATGCAAAGGGGGGTTCTGTTCGGCAGTTTTTGATGAAGCGGCAGAATCGGGCTGTTCCATTGAAACTGGCAGTCAAACAGGCCTTGGATGTTGCAAGGGGTATGGCATATGTGCATGAGTTTGGATTGATTCACAGAGACTTGAAATCCGACAATCTTTTGATTAATGCGGACAAGTCCATAAAGGTAGCAGATTTTGGAGTTGCCCGCATTGAAGTGAAGACTGAGGGAATGACACCAGAGACAGGGACATATCGCTGGATGGCTCC GGAGATGATCCAGCATAGGCCTTACACACAGAAAGTAGATGTCTATAGTTTCGGAATTGTTCTTTGGGAGCTCATTACAGGATTGCTTCCGTTTCCAAACATGACGGCAGTGCAGGCAGCTTTTGCAGTTGTCAACAAAGGTGTCCGTCCAATCATTCCCAATGATTGCTTACCCACTCTCAGTGAGATCATGACCAGGTGCTGGGATGCCAACCCCGATGTCAGACCCCCCTTCACTGAAGTTGTCAGAATGCTTGAGAATGCAGAGGTTGAGATCTTGACAACGGTTCGCAAGGCGCGTTTTAGGTGTTGTATGGCCCAACCAATGACTCTGGATTGA